The Kitasatospora sp. NBC_00374 genome has a segment encoding these proteins:
- a CDS encoding S28 family serine protease has protein sequence MRRWFRRLLVPMAAMGALAPTAVLPAAAAEPAPDIRTVIEAVPGLTVLEERPAAPGYRFFALSLRQPVDHRHPEGATFEQRMTLLHRAVDRPTVLSTSGYGVSTTGQSRSEPTALVDGNQLTTEQRFFGTSRPDPADFSTLTVRQAADDHHHVVEVFKAVYRGKWLSTGSSKGGMASVYHRRFHPDDVDGTIAYSAPDNVDDRDDSAYLDFLATVGTPECRAALRAVQREALVRRDALVARYADWAAQQGRTFRIVGSADKAFEIAVLRAPFMFWQGGGAPRCADIPRPDASTDALYSWIDTVSPFALYTDTVAADFVPYFYQLGTQLNYFTVETAHLAGLLRYPGATDPRTFVPREIPMRHQPGAMRDIDRWVRQDGTRLLFVYGGTDPAAAEPFRLGRGSRDSSVHWAPEAAHSVRIAMLPDAERAAATATIRRWAGVADQRPS, from the coding sequence ATGCGCAGGTGGTTCAGGCGGTTGCTGGTTCCGATGGCCGCGATGGGTGCGCTGGCCCCGACGGCCGTACTGCCGGCGGCAGCCGCCGAACCGGCCCCGGACATCCGCACCGTGATCGAGGCGGTCCCGGGGCTGACGGTGCTGGAGGAGAGGCCGGCCGCACCCGGATACCGGTTCTTCGCGCTGAGCCTGCGCCAGCCGGTCGACCACCGGCACCCCGAAGGCGCCACCTTCGAGCAGCGGATGACCCTGCTGCACCGGGCCGTGGACCGCCCGACGGTGCTGAGCACCAGCGGCTACGGCGTCAGCACGACCGGCCAGTCCCGCTCGGAGCCGACCGCACTCGTCGACGGCAACCAGCTCACCACCGAGCAGCGGTTCTTCGGCACGTCCAGGCCGGACCCGGCGGACTTCTCCACCCTCACCGTCCGGCAGGCCGCCGACGACCACCACCACGTGGTCGAGGTGTTCAAGGCCGTCTACCGGGGGAAGTGGCTCTCGACCGGCAGCAGCAAGGGCGGAATGGCCTCGGTCTACCACCGCCGCTTCCACCCGGACGACGTCGACGGCACCATCGCCTACTCGGCGCCCGACAACGTCGACGACCGCGACGACTCTGCCTACCTCGACTTCCTCGCCACGGTCGGCACCCCCGAGTGCCGTGCCGCACTGCGGGCCGTCCAGCGCGAGGCACTGGTCCGCCGCGACGCCCTGGTCGCCCGCTACGCCGACTGGGCCGCGCAGCAGGGCCGGACCTTCCGGATCGTCGGCAGCGCCGACAAGGCCTTCGAAATCGCGGTACTCCGCGCCCCCTTCATGTTCTGGCAGGGCGGCGGCGCCCCGCGCTGCGCCGACATCCCCCGCCCGGACGCCTCCACCGACGCCCTGTACTCCTGGATCGACACGGTCTCCCCGTTCGCCCTGTACACCGACACCGTGGCCGCCGACTTCGTCCCGTACTTCTACCAACTGGGCACCCAGCTCAACTACTTCACCGTGGAGACCGCCCACCTGGCCGGGCTGCTCCGCTACCCCGGAGCGACCGACCCCCGGACCTTCGTGCCCCGGGAGATCCCGATGCGGCACCAGCCCGGGGCGATGCGCGACATCGACCGCTGGGTCCGGCAGGACGGCACCCGGCTGCTCTTCGTCTACGGCGGCACCGACCCGGCCGCCGCCGAGCCGTTCCGCCTCGGCCGGGGCAGCCGGGACTCCTCCGTCCACTGGGCGCCGGAGGCCGCCCACTCGGTCCGGATCGCGATGCTGCCGGACGCCGAGCGGGCCGCCGCCACCGCGACGATCCGCCGCTGGGCGGGCGTGGCCGACCAGCGCCCCTCCTAG
- a CDS encoding ATP-binding protein encodes MLDRPSDTAGGQAFWLPRHRRSAAAARRLLRAFLAAVPDGGGFGWEAELLLSELVANAVTHARVPPGRLVRVRFGLEFERLRIEVHDASAVVPQARSAAELDESGRGMRLVEVLAEAWGVGPRADGPGKVVWATLAPKSGRDG; translated from the coding sequence ATGCTCGACAGACCTTCCGACACGGCGGGCGGGCAGGCCTTCTGGCTTCCGCGTCACCGGCGTTCGGCCGCCGCGGCCCGCAGACTGCTGCGGGCCTTCCTCGCGGCCGTCCCGGACGGCGGGGGCTTCGGCTGGGAGGCGGAGCTGCTGCTGTCCGAGCTGGTCGCGAACGCGGTGACCCATGCCCGGGTGCCGCCCGGGCGGCTGGTCCGGGTCCGGTTCGGGCTGGAGTTCGAGCGGCTGCGGATCGAGGTGCACGACGCGAGTGCGGTGGTGCCGCAGGCCCGGTCAGCGGCCGAACTCGACGAGTCGGGGCGGGGGATGCGCCTGGTCGAGGTGCTGGCGGAGGCCTGGGGCGTCGGGCCGCGTGCGGACGGGCCGGGGAAGGTGGTCTGGGCGACGCTCGCGCCGAAGAGCGGCCGCGATGGGTAG
- a CDS encoding Scr1 family TA system antitoxin-like transcriptional regulator, producing MFGSELLFAREAAGLSQHDLGARVHCTPGQISRIEGATRKPTREFAELCDRALGTGQLLARIWSRVDWDGAVGHPDWFRRYAGLEAEATIIRQFQVQLVPGLLQTPDYARTLFRAKEPLASPDRIEELVAARLDRQRILTAGDPPRLLIVLDEGVLLRNYGGEVVMRAQLAHLLSMAEASNIVLRVAPLSLGAVAAFDHSFTLLTLPDEPDVIYVDGIHRGQVVDDPVRFRDWAYAYDLLLGDSLSEGASLARIRSAMEGLRTMNSVPNLDAASWRKSTYSTGDGGNCIEVADGFEGLMPVRDSKDPDGPKLVFPAAAWRSFLAGVRAGDFPDC from the coding sequence ATGTTCGGCTCCGAGCTGCTGTTCGCCCGCGAGGCTGCCGGCCTGAGCCAGCACGACCTCGGCGCCCGGGTCCACTGCACCCCCGGCCAGATCAGCCGCATCGAGGGCGCCACCCGCAAACCCACCCGCGAGTTCGCGGAGCTCTGCGACCGGGCCCTGGGGACGGGGCAGCTGCTGGCGCGGATCTGGTCCCGGGTGGACTGGGACGGCGCGGTCGGGCATCCGGACTGGTTCCGCCGCTACGCGGGGCTGGAGGCGGAGGCGACGATCATTCGGCAGTTCCAGGTGCAGCTGGTGCCCGGCCTGCTGCAGACGCCGGACTACGCTCGAACGCTCTTTCGCGCGAAGGAGCCGTTGGCGTCGCCGGACCGCATCGAGGAACTCGTGGCAGCTCGGCTCGATCGCCAGCGCATCTTGACCGCCGGTGACCCGCCACGCCTGCTGATCGTCCTCGATGAGGGAGTGCTGCTGCGCAACTACGGCGGTGAGGTGGTGATGCGTGCACAGCTGGCGCATCTGCTTTCCATGGCGGAGGCGTCGAACATCGTGCTCCGCGTGGCGCCACTCTCCCTGGGGGCGGTTGCAGCCTTCGATCACAGCTTCACGCTGTTGACCTTGCCCGACGAACCTGACGTCATCTACGTCGACGGTATTCACCGGGGTCAGGTGGTTGACGATCCTGTTCGGTTCCGCGACTGGGCCTACGCCTATGATTTGTTGCTAGGTGATTCACTGTCAGAAGGTGCTTCGCTGGCCAGGATCCGTTCGGCGATGGAGGGACTGCGCACCATGAATTCCGTACCCAACTTGGATGCCGCCTCGTGGCGAAAGAGCACCTACAGCACCGGCGACGGCGGCAACTGCATCGAGGTCGCCGACGGCTTCGAGGGCCTCATGCCCGTCCGCGACTCCAAGGATCCCGACGGTCCGAAGCTGGTCTTCCCGGCGGCCGCCTGGCGCTCGTTCCTGGCCGGTGTCCGAGCCGGGGACTTCCCCGATTGCTGA
- a CDS encoding MBL fold metallo-hydrolase — protein MDTRYEWYEQRPLGGGVVRISEPRVRALLSANLWWLRGTDRDLVVDTGLGVVALRQAVPELFERDPLAVLTHAHLDHVGGAHEFRETAAHTAAAPALAAGVPASLNGPELVALLGIDTAGEAVPDLLLKSLPHPGYDPRTYRVEPVTVTRTLTDGDRIDLGGRTLTVLHLPGHTPGCLALLEERTGTLYSGDIVYDGQLIDDLPDSDRAAYRRTMQLLADLDVTTVHPGHGPSFDRARLRELAAAYLRLSDC, from the coding sequence ATGGACACCCGATACGAGTGGTACGAACAACGGCCGCTGGGCGGCGGGGTGGTGCGGATCTCGGAGCCCCGGGTGCGGGCGCTCCTGTCGGCCAACCTGTGGTGGCTGCGCGGCACCGACCGTGACCTGGTGGTCGACACCGGGCTCGGCGTGGTCGCCCTGCGGCAGGCGGTCCCCGAACTCTTCGAACGCGACCCGCTGGCCGTCCTCACCCACGCCCACCTCGACCACGTCGGCGGCGCCCACGAGTTCCGCGAGACGGCCGCCCACACCGCCGCCGCGCCGGCCCTCGCAGCCGGTGTTCCGGCCAGCCTGAACGGCCCGGAGCTGGTCGCACTGCTGGGCATCGACACGGCGGGCGAGGCCGTCCCCGACCTCCTGCTGAAGTCCCTCCCGCACCCCGGGTACGACCCGCGCACCTACCGCGTCGAACCCGTCACCGTGACGCGTACGCTCACCGACGGCGACCGCATCGACCTCGGCGGCCGCACCCTGACGGTGCTTCACCTCCCCGGCCACACACCCGGCTGCCTCGCCCTCCTGGAGGAGCGCACCGGCACCCTCTACTCCGGCGACATCGTCTACGACGGCCAACTCATCGACGACCTCCCCGACTCCGACCGGGCCGCCTACCGCCGCACCATGCAGTTACTCGCCGACCTCGACGTCACCACCGTCCACCCGGGCCACGGCCCGTCCTTCGACCGGGCCCGCCTGCGCGAACTGGCCGCCGCCTACCTGCGCTTGAGTGACTGCTGA
- a CDS encoding LamG-like jellyroll fold domain-containing protein, which produces MTTEFAETSATPEGHLALAQHPEQQRVRRGGSWVSLDATLVANTDGTFSPKASAAALVLSKGGNGPLATMTSPDGKKLALSAPFALPAPRVEGDSLVYAAVAPDTDLEVTATKAGGVTTVVVLKTQAAADNPAIRNLHFATTTDGVTVGSDAAGNLTAKTADGSMRWIATTPQMWDSTTTSTPSAPGAPASMTMAASRSAQSRAALEAPAEDPADGKGSVVSTSDGPGAGAKVTVMPVTADAKGVDLKPDQELLAHGTAPYFIDPAWIPWAPSANAWTQVQSAYPGTSYWDMNGSGETSYPGVGRCGYYAAGGSCSPASTYRTFYQFDLGGLRGAVVHRAYMDLQEYVSADWSCTTKYPVDLYHVGAISGSTTWNNQPGQIGGSLGQSLVPGSGHGACHDNVGFNYDITGTVQQYGTNTDTLTFGVYGNESNVNAFKRLTRQPSLWIEYDRYPNTPANPKVLPEPTTVGGGANQACGVDDSTTWAWLGAGTDQNGATTLNATVTSPVQAQLYAWSHMWDYNLPGVPDVAAGNSPDVASGSNAPFTVPAGVIKDGHAYGFSILASDHYLSSSSTPTCHFKADLTPPTVTFPTTVSDPNTQFPPSGNGQTTTLTAGNDGGIPFTAADNPGTGAPSASGLACLRWSWEPQFSIPLSNPGDGWRCGPTIPSGQLTVKPGHWGTNILYIQAKDQAGNLSPVAQYAFYAPWDPNAPAPRFGDVTGDSVPDILTYDGAGNLRAYTVPGNPNAAAPIMTMAADAHHSPDATLTQGDPWDSRFQITHRGSLRDGVNVDDVIVHKKDAAGLQAYRNPGSLAVPGALDVFILLAKPACAVSAANPDCTGYAADWSTTTSIAAVGDPVSTTKQSPNRTGLLTVEATPAGDGALWFYPSMADNTFGSPIRLAAVGWKNHDLIPVGDWVGDPAGQSHPGLWARNRDTGDVKACTFTTGTASTDVIDPDFGEVTTVTYPAITAIAATTTIKTGITATTWDRIGSDGDLTGNGNPTLWGITASGDIQIWTGHRTGTTDAPGYTFDSGPTTVLNTKATPDRWLLNKATYTYANSTAADTAGTNPATSTGTVTWTTDHKNTADAATNLNGTYFKTAAPTVDTSGSYTVAAWVKAGSITPGQYQTFVTQNGSERGAYYLQYSDAYKAWTFVAPGDDHLWTGSYYAAHATGAPQTGVWTHLVGTFDATTHTMTLYVNGQYAGSGTNPTPWNATGPTTIGIADTTTYDPDSAASGAVSDVRTYPYALTAQQVTTLYTS; this is translated from the coding sequence TTGACGACGGAGTTCGCCGAGACCTCGGCGACGCCCGAGGGACATCTGGCGCTCGCTCAGCACCCGGAGCAGCAGCGGGTCAGGCGTGGCGGGTCCTGGGTCTCCCTCGACGCCACGCTTGTCGCGAACACCGACGGGACGTTCTCGCCGAAGGCTTCGGCGGCTGCTCTGGTGCTGTCGAAGGGCGGCAACGGCCCGTTGGCGACGATGACGAGCCCGGACGGGAAGAAGCTGGCGTTGAGCGCGCCGTTCGCGCTGCCTGCGCCGAGGGTGGAGGGCGACAGCCTGGTCTACGCGGCGGTCGCCCCCGACACCGACCTTGAGGTCACCGCGACCAAGGCCGGCGGGGTGACCACCGTCGTGGTCCTCAAGACCCAGGCCGCCGCTGACAATCCGGCGATCCGCAACCTGCACTTCGCGACGACGACCGACGGCGTCACCGTCGGCTCGGACGCGGCGGGCAACCTGACCGCGAAGACCGCGGACGGTTCGATGCGCTGGATCGCGACCACCCCGCAGATGTGGGACAGCACCACCACCTCGACGCCGTCGGCTCCTGGTGCACCGGCCTCCATGACCATGGCGGCGTCTAGGAGTGCCCAGTCCCGAGCCGCTCTGGAAGCCCCCGCCGAGGATCCGGCGGACGGCAAGGGATCGGTGGTCAGCACGTCGGACGGGCCCGGTGCGGGGGCGAAGGTCACCGTGATGCCGGTCACGGCGGACGCCAAGGGCGTCGATCTGAAGCCCGACCAGGAGCTGCTGGCCCACGGCACCGCCCCGTACTTCATCGACCCGGCGTGGATCCCGTGGGCCCCGTCGGCGAACGCCTGGACCCAGGTCCAGTCCGCCTACCCCGGCACCTCCTACTGGGACATGAACGGCAGCGGCGAGACCAGCTACCCCGGCGTCGGCCGGTGCGGCTACTACGCGGCCGGCGGCAGCTGCTCGCCCGCCTCCACGTACCGCACCTTCTACCAGTTCGACCTCGGCGGCCTGCGCGGCGCCGTCGTCCACCGGGCGTACATGGACCTGCAGGAGTACGTCTCCGCGGACTGGTCCTGCACCACCAAGTACCCCGTCGACCTCTATCACGTCGGCGCGATCAGCGGCTCCACCACCTGGAACAACCAGCCCGGTCAGATCGGCGGATCCCTCGGCCAGAGCCTGGTCCCCGGCTCGGGCCACGGCGCCTGCCACGACAACGTCGGTTTCAACTACGACATCACCGGCACCGTCCAGCAGTACGGCACCAACACCGACACCCTCACGTTCGGTGTGTACGGCAACGAGAGCAACGTCAACGCGTTCAAGCGCCTGACTCGCCAGCCCTCCCTGTGGATCGAGTACGACCGCTACCCGAACACCCCGGCGAACCCGAAGGTCCTGCCCGAGCCGACAACCGTCGGCGGTGGGGCGAACCAGGCCTGCGGCGTCGACGACTCCACCACCTGGGCCTGGCTCGGCGCGGGCACCGACCAGAATGGCGCAACCACCCTCAACGCCACTGTCACCAGCCCCGTGCAGGCGCAGCTGTACGCCTGGTCCCACATGTGGGACTACAACCTTCCCGGCGTCCCCGACGTCGCGGCCGGCAACTCGCCCGACGTCGCCAGCGGAAGCAACGCCCCCTTCACCGTCCCCGCCGGGGTCATCAAGGACGGCCACGCCTACGGCTTCAGCATCCTCGCCAGCGACCACTACCTGAGCTCCAGCTCCACCCCGACCTGCCACTTCAAGGCGGACCTCACCCCGCCCACCGTCACCTTCCCGACCACGGTGAGCGACCCGAATACGCAGTTCCCGCCCTCCGGCAACGGCCAGACGACCACGCTGACGGCAGGCAACGACGGCGGCATCCCGTTCACCGCCGCCGACAACCCCGGTACAGGGGCGCCCAGCGCCTCCGGGCTCGCCTGCCTGCGCTGGTCCTGGGAGCCTCAGTTCAGCATTCCCCTCTCCAACCCCGGTGACGGCTGGCGCTGCGGCCCCACGATCCCTTCGGGCCAGCTCACCGTGAAGCCGGGCCACTGGGGCACCAACATCCTCTACATCCAGGCCAAGGACCAGGCCGGAAACCTCTCGCCCGTCGCCCAGTACGCCTTCTACGCACCCTGGGACCCCAACGCGCCCGCCCCGCGCTTCGGCGACGTCACCGGCGACAGCGTCCCCGACATCCTCACCTACGACGGGGCCGGAAACCTGCGCGCCTACACAGTCCCGGGAAACCCCAACGCCGCTGCGCCGATCATGACCATGGCTGCCGACGCCCACCACTCCCCGGACGCAACCCTTACTCAGGGTGACCCGTGGGACAGTCGTTTCCAGATCACCCACCGCGGCAGCTTGCGCGACGGCGTGAACGTCGACGACGTCATCGTGCACAAGAAGGACGCCGCCGGACTGCAGGCCTACAGGAACCCTGGCAGCCTGGCTGTCCCGGGTGCCCTCGACGTCTTCATCCTGCTCGCCAAGCCCGCCTGCGCGGTCTCCGCCGCCAACCCCGACTGCACTGGCTACGCCGCCGACTGGTCGACCACCACCAGCATCGCCGCCGTCGGCGACCCGGTCAGCACCACCAAGCAGTCGCCCAACCGCACCGGCCTGCTCACCGTCGAGGCCACTCCCGCCGGTGACGGCGCCCTCTGGTTCTACCCGTCCATGGCGGACAACACCTTCGGGTCCCCGATCAGGCTCGCCGCCGTCGGATGGAAGAACCACGACCTCATCCCGGTCGGCGACTGGGTCGGCGACCCGGCCGGCCAGAGCCACCCCGGCCTGTGGGCGCGCAACCGCGATACCGGCGACGTCAAGGCCTGCACCTTCACCACCGGCACAGCCTCGACCGACGTCATCGACCCCGACTTCGGGGAGGTCACCACCGTGACCTACCCCGCCATCACCGCCATCGCCGCCACCACCACGATCAAAACCGGCATCACCGCCACCACCTGGGACCGCATCGGCTCCGACGGCGACCTCACCGGCAACGGCAACCCCACCCTGTGGGGCATCACCGCCAGCGGTGACATCCAGATCTGGACCGGCCACCGCACCGGCACCACCGACGCCCCCGGGTACACCTTCGACTCCGGCCCCACCACCGTCCTGAACACCAAGGCGACCCCGGACCGGTGGCTCCTGAACAAGGCCACCTACACCTACGCCAACTCCACGGCTGCCGACACCGCGGGCACCAACCCCGCGACCTCGACCGGCACCGTCACCTGGACCACCGACCACAAGAACACCGCCGACGCTGCGACCAACCTCAACGGCACCTACTTCAAGACCGCCGCCCCCACGGTGGACACCAGCGGCAGCTACACGGTCGCCGCCTGGGTCAAGGCCGGCTCGATCACACCCGGCCAGTACCAGACGTTCGTCACCCAGAACGGCAGCGAACGCGGCGCCTACTACCTCCAGTACTCCGACGCCTACAAGGCCTGGACCTTCGTGGCCCCCGGTGACGACCACCTGTGGACCGGCTCCTACTACGCCGCACACGCCACCGGCGCACCGCAGACCGGCGTCTGGACGCACCTGGTCGGCACCTTCGACGCCACCACCCACACCATGACGCTGTACGTCAACGGCCAGTACGCCGGCTCCGGCACCAACCCCACCCCCTGGAACGCCACCGGCCCCACCACCATCGGCATCGCCGACACCACCACCTACGACCCCGACAGCGCCGCCAGCGGAGCCGTCAGCGACGTCCGCACCTACCCCTACGCCCTCACCGCCCAGCAGGTGACCACCCTCTACACCAGCTGA